The stretch of DNA CGGGCTGATAAAAGTTATCTTGAATGAATGTTTGATTGTAAACCAAAATTTCTTCATCAGGATTAAGCCCTTCAATTGAACATGCTTTGAAATTCGGGTCGCCTTGTTTGTCTAGAAAATCAGAAAATGTGCTTTTACCAGTTCCATTTAAGCCATACACAAGATTTACCTTCATGTCTGTTTCCAAGACAGCTGGTTTCTTGTAACTGACTACGCCATTCAATGTAACTTTGGTAATCATTATTCTGCTTCTATTAATTCGTTTTCAAAGGCTCGTTTTAAAACACCTGATTTTAATTCTTCAACTGATTCAAGTTTTGAAGTGTATTTTTCACCAAGTGTTTTAGTGATTATGAATAATTGGTCAAGTCTATCAATGATTTGTTTTTGTTCATTTGTAGAGATAGGGAATGAAATTTTCATTTTACCTAACTTACTTGCATTAAATCCACCTTGAGCAGCACCTGTTATTCCTTCATTAATTTCTTTCCAATAAATACCAGACTGAAAAAAGTAATAAATAAGTTTTGGCAGAATTACATCCTTGGAATTTATCTTTAACCGAATAAGATATGATGCGAAAACACCAATTGGCGGATTTTCCAACAAATAACTTTTACCAGTAGTTGCACCTGTTCGGGCAAAAACAATGTCACCCGTTTCCAACGCATATTTTGTATAATCTTCATCAGAACATTTACAATAGGGAACAGTCTCCCAATCAACTCCATTTTCTTGTATGTCTGTTATTCTAAGGTATTTTGGGCCGATTGGTTGGCTTGATGCCTTTTCTGTATATCCGTAATTTATTTTTGAAATTTCAGCAAGTTCCTTCTCAATCCAATGTTCATTTTTTGTGGTGAAAAGTTTGTTTAACTCACTTCTAAAAAGTTCTTTGGAATTTTGATAGTTGACTTCAAGATTATTACATACTGCATTTATCATAGAATATGCATTATCTAATTCTGCAACCATTCTTTTCTGTTCTTCCATTGAAGGCTTAATCAATGGACAAGCAAGAATATCGTCTTTTCGTAAGTTGGTTTGGTTTTCTCCGTTGTTGAAAGCTAAAAAGTGTTCGTGTCGGTTGAGTTGGTAATACAGATACTTTGTGTCAAACTCTTTGCTTCGTATGCAACAAATACGCTGGTTCAAAGAATAGATGTCGTCTTTGTCAATGATAAAACACTTTGCTAATGCTTTGCCATTGGGCACATCACTCATTACCATTACTATGTCACCTTTGTATAATGGGAACATTTGTTCTTTAGTGCGTTTTACAACTCTACCTTCTTGCGAAATGAATTTTGAATTGACTACAATGTATTTTCCATTTTCGTCAATGCTCTTTTCATGGGCTTTACCATTGAAAAACTCACACGATTTTCCTAAAGTGGTTATTTCTAATTGGCTCATGAAAACATATCTTTTATTCCGTTCAAAATTTCGATTGTTTCTTCGTCCAATGCTTCCATCTCTGCCAATATCTCATCCATAGAACGGAACGTTTGCTCCACTTTTCCATTTGGATTTTTTACACTCAAATCATAATTAGCTGTGCTTATTGCTGAAACATCTACTGACCAAGATTTATCAGAATCTGCTAAGGTCTTTTGCAGTTCCTTAAATTCTTTCAAATCATCATCATTCAAAGGAGAAGTTTTACCCAAACTTCTGCCCGGCACACATTGGTAATACCAAATCTTTTTGGTCGGCTCACCTTTTGTAAAAAATAACACAACAGTTTTTACTCCTGCACCCAAAAACGTTCCTGCGGGCATATCCAAAATGGTGTGCAAGTTGCAACTTTCCAATAAATGTTTTCGCAATGAAACAGAAGCATTGTCGGCATTGCTCAAAAAAGTATTTTTGATTACAATACCTGCTCGTCCGCCTGCTTTCAAACTTTTGATAAAATGCTGTAAGAATAAGGAAGCCGTTTCACTGGTTTTGATGTCGAAGTTTTGTTGAACTTCTTTCCTTTCCTTTCCGCCAAATGGTGGATTGGCAAGAATTACATTGTAACGGTCTTTCTCCTGAATGTCTCTGATATTCTCGGTCAGCGTATTGGTGTGAATGATGTTTGGGGCTTCAATGCCGTGCAAAATCATGTTCATCACACCAATGATATAAGCCAAATTCTTTTTCTCTTTTCCGTAAAGTGTGTTTTCCTGTAAGGTTTTTAGGTTGGCTGTGTTTTTCTCCATGCGGTCATACATGTATGCGTATGCTTCGCACAAGAAGCCCGCACTTCCGCAAGCAGCATCATAAATCTTTTCGCCAACTTGTGGATTCAGCACTTCAATAATGGCACGAATCAAAGGTCGTGGTGTATAATACTGGCCGCCATTGCGACCAGCATTTCCCATGTTTTTGATTTTCGTTTCATACAAGTGGCTGAGTTCGTGCTTGTCTTTAGAACTACCGAAAGGCAGTTCATCAGTCATTTCAATAATCTCACGAAGATTGTAGCCACTCTTTATTTTGTTGTTGAGTTCACTAAAAATTTCACCGATTTTATATTCAATAGATTTCGGGTTGTCAATTGCCTTCTGCTTGAAGCTTGCCAAATAAGGAAACAATTTCAAGTCCACAAACTGCACTAAGTCAGGTCCAGTCATGGCTTTATGGTGGTCCAGTTCGGCAAGCTCACCGTCCTTCATTCTGGATTTTGGTGACGGCCTCTGAGCCTGTCGAAGAGGCATTGCCCAATTTGGCCAACGGTATTGCTCGTCCAAAATGTATTGATATTCTTTTCCTTCCAAAGCAGCTTCGTCCGCTTTTTCACTTTCCAATTGGTCAAGGTAACGCAAGAACAAAACCCAAGAAGTTTGTTCAATGTAGTCCAGTTCGCTGTCTGCACCTGCGTCCTTGTAAAGTATGTCGTCTATATTTTTAAAAGTCTGTTCAAACATGTTATTATTTATCTCTTTTTACCACAAATTGCCCGCCACGGACGGCGGGCATCATTTTGCGGGGGTAAAAATATTTATATTCATCTTTTTTTCTCTTTGTCATCGCCACCCAAGCATTTCACATAACAGATAGTATACTTCGCTTAACGAATCATAATTTTCAAGTCTATTTTCTTAAGCTTTTCCAAAACGAATTTTAAAGTATTTTCAAGAGATTCGTAAAGATTGCACTATTAAGAATTATGGGTTTACTACTACTTTTGAATTGAGAAAAACCCATTTATCTGAAGCGTGTTCAAATTTTTTTTCGGTTGATGCACCTATAGTTTTTATGGAAGATAACGAATACCGAATAGACCTTTTGTAGATATGAAGAGCGTAAGAAAGATTTCCATCACGAAAGAATTTCTCTGCCGTATTGTATTCTTCCTTTGCCATCGTAAAATACTTGGCTGCTTTCTCTTTTTTCTCTAATGAATTGCGAGTTTCTTTCACTTCTTCCCGATGGGCATCCGCATAAGATTTGGTCATGGAAATTTTGTGAATTAATTCTTTGGAAGTATTAGAAAGATATTCAACAAAAACTCTCTGTGTTTCCAAGAGAGTAATTTCTGCTTTTGTTATGGCTTCCCGACGCTCTCTTTCATTCCCTCTTTTATATATTTCGCTCAACTCATTTGCTGATTTCTCTAATTTGTCTTTTTTTTGAGTTAAATTCTCTTCTGGAAAAATACTCTGGATTTCTTCGATCAATTTTACTTTTTTTTCAAAACTTTTTTTTCTTTCTTTTAGTGACGGATTTGTTTCAGAAAAAAGTCTCTCCCCGGAAAATAAGGAGAATATTAATATTGAAAGAATGATAAATACAAAAAAGACATGCCGGAACCCTGATCTACTTTTTTGTTGAAAACTATTTTTTTTCATCTTCTTTTAATTGATCTGGACGAACAGGCACGGAATCTCTTTGTTTTGCATCGTCTTTTTTAATAGTCATATTGCTTTCTTCGAGCAAGGACAACCTATTATTAGTAATGTATCCATAATTATCATCGTGAACCTCAAGAATATTAATCGGAGGAGACTTTGGATCAGTAGGAGACACAACTTTTTCTTCAAGAAATTTATTATCTATATAATTACGAAGAGTATGCCTTATCCTGTCATAATCTTTTATGCTTTCCTCTACCACAGTCTTTTTTAGATCGTCTAAACTTCTAAATTTATATTCCAACTTATCTTCATCGGGAGTCTTTGCTGCAATCATTGCAAGTAGCGCATAACGTCTTGCTCTGCGAGCAGTTTTTAATCCTTCGCTGTATTGCAGTAACTTATATCTATATTGATGAGGTGCAGAATTCAAGCCTGTAGTATAAAAATCTTCCGCATTCTTTAAATCTCTAAATCCCAACTTCAACAGGTGCTTTGCTATCGCATCATTACTTCGAATAATCATTGGTGCAGTGGCTTCCAATAATATCCTCGCCGAATCATTATACTTTTCAAGTGTAAATTGAAATATATTTTTTAATTGCCCTTGTGCCCCTCGCAATTGTCTATACGCCAATTTATAATTACTCTGGAGATACCACATATTTCCGTTAAAGTCCATTTGATTTGCTTTCATCAATTCTTGAAAATAAATATGGTCTAAGTTCTTTTTTTGAGTTTTAGTCTCTTGACCATTGGCATCTTTGGAAACCTCTTCAGGCGGTAAGGGTGGCGCAAGATTACTAACGCATACATTGATAAACTTAAAATTAATTTTATTTTCTAAAATCAGTATGCCAAGATTTGTCTGATCCGGAGATACTGCAAATAACCGGCTTACAAAGCTAAGTAGAATAAATGTAAGTGCAAGGCGTATCATCATGGTTTTATAATGAAATTATCGGGATTTATTGATTTTTTAGAGAATAATTTTTTATCCATTGTTCAGTTTTTTTCAATTAATTCGTGCAAAGGCGTAATTTTCCCATTTTTTTTTATTTTTTTCAAATGTATTTTTACCTTATCCAATGTATGAAAAAAATAACTACTTTATTCTGTTTTATTTCATTCCTGATTTTGACCTGCAAAGAGAAAAAGTCAAGCGAATCCTACTTGAATTTATCCAGATCAGAATATTTTTACTTCAACTATGGTTCAAGAAGTGAGACTTCAAATTTACAAACAAATAAAAGCAGGGTGTTTTTTGAACCGGAAATCAGAGAATCCGAATTTGAAGTGTGTATTCATTCTCACCCTATAGAATTAGAATTATCAGAGTGGGGGCCTGTTTCCAAGTTTTGCTTTGTTCCAAGTAACAATACTTCAGAAAACTTAAAATCTGCAATTTCTGATTTAAGAAATTCAGACTCCTCTAAAATATTTTTAGAGAGCAGTTTGCAGACAAAGGAAGGCATAGCAGAATTAAAATTTTATAACTCAAATGAGATAGCTGAAATCGCAATCTCTTCAGAAGAAAATATACTTCTAATCGGAGACAAAAAATTACACGATAAAATTTTTCGTAATCCTACTTTTAAACCTATAAAATTCTATTCTAAATATTCCAAATCCGAAAATAACTATGAAACAAGCTATTCTGCAAGGTATCCTACTTATATTTTGGATGAGAACGGACTCACTGTCTTTTTTCCACCAAACAATCTTGATATTTCTTCTGATAGTGAAATGTATATCGGAATATTTTTTTCTACAGAAAATACAATGCTTATAAATGCATTCACTGCTTTTATAAACACTATTCCGGTTCAAAATGAAAATTTCAGAAATACATGTACAAACCTATCTCCAGAGCTTACCGAGCTTGCTAATTTTTCTAATTTTCCATTAAAGCGATTTTTAGAATTTAAAAATCCAAATATTGAGAAAGCAATATGCCTAACGTATTTTTCAATCAATAATCAAAGTAATAAAACAGAGTTTGAAAATACTTCAGGATTTATGCTGCCTGGATCGGTAAAATTAATCATAGAAGCAGACTCTAAATTAGAAGGAATTCAGAAAAAAGAATTTTCTTGGTCTGATATAAAAGATAAAAGCACAATCGAATTTACAACCAAACAAACAAACTTTGAATGGTCTCTTCCTGAGAAATTAGAGATGAATTTCGAATCTGATTTTTTTAGCATTAGAAATGACGGGATATTCCATTGCAACACTTCACCGATTCTTTACAAGAAAAGTGCCAACATTTGCTCAAGCCCCGGTTCAGAAATATATTTTGAAACCACTGATATTTCAAACTGTGATCCGGAGAAATTCTTTCTTACAGAAATAAATTTTGGTGGTGTGCAAATTGATAACACGCTATCAAGCAAGGGCAATTTTATTGAATTACAATACACGGGCGAAGTATGCGATATTTCTTTTATGAAAATTATCAATGGGAAAAGCCATACCCCACTTTCTGTAAAAAATCAAAACATTACAACGAATCAGACCTTCCTTATAGGACACTCAGATATTTTCCAGAATTTAACTAATTTGATAAAAAGAGACCTTAGCAGCCTGTCTCCTTATTCTTCTGTCTCAATATCCAACGGAATAAAAGAGAAAGTTTTATTCAAAGCCATAGAAAAAGAAACTATCTTAATAAACAAAAATGCGTCAGGCGAAACCCATTCGATAATTCTTGAAGATAATTCGTTTCAGTTTCATCCTCCGTTTACATCTTCTTACCTAAGGCCTGATTCCAAAAGACAAAATACAATGAGCCCGGGGGAGATACACAACAAATATAGAAATACAATTTACTCTAAAATAAACGAAATAAACCCTTTTGGCTCGTATAAGGATGGAATGTCTATCACAAAAGATAAATTTATAGAATTCTATTCTACGGGAAACGGAACTTTAAGTTTAGAAATAATTGGAGAATCGAACTATCAAAAGATAATTTTTCCGGTCATTGACAAGGAAAAATTCAGCTATATTGCAAAAGACAAGCCTGAGTGTTTTTCAGAGGCCGGGTTGATACAAAGTCCATCATTCAGATTAAATTCAGAAAACCTACGACTAATACTAAAAGATTTTTCAAATAACAAAGTACTGGATGAAGTTGTATTTCAACCTGCAAAAGGGCACGGACTGAATTCGAACTCACCCAAGTTAAGAAGGAGTTACACCCGAACCGGATATTTGAATCAATTTAAAAATAGTACAAAAGATACTGAAAGTGGAGTGTTCTACTCTTGCCTTGAAGAAACAGAAATGAGTCCGGGAAAAGAAAATTTTTTCTTTCCCTATCTCGTATTACAAAATAATTTTCTTGGCTCAAGAGACTATTTGATTATAAAACCAAAAAATTATAAATTTTCTTTTCTGAATATTCGACAATATACGGCTGAGCCTTTCAGCGAATTTAATTCAGAAATAAGTATTACACCAAGTTATGAGTTTGAGCCAATAACAATATTTCAAGGAAACACTCTTAGCGAAAGGGGGATGATTTATCAGTCTATCGGAAACTCGGAGGAGATTAAAATAATTCCACGAGAAGGAATTTTTATACAAGCAATCCTACCTGATCCAAGTAACTCTCAAAATGAATGGATTTTGCTTTGCAATTATTCAGATACAGATAAAGACCTGACAAATTTTGAAATAGAAGACGAATCTGCAACCGACAAAATCACATCCTACTTCAAAAGAAAAAAAATAAATCTGCCATCGGGCTTGGATGACGCATTCTTTTATGGCAATACTACTATTTTAAAATCCAATCAATGTGGGTACTTAATCGATCCAGATGCCTACAATATTTTCTTAAGGCCTTTTGGTATTACTCCTACTAATATTTTTACCATAGACTCAACTTCTGCAATTGGAAATGGAATATCGAATAATGAAAAAGTAGATCTATACGAAATCACTCCAACTTCAAGAGTGCATATTCACTCCTATGGGAATAAACGCTCTCACTCACCTTTTAGCATCAACTCGAAAAAAGATGAAGTGATACTTTTACTTCCTAAAAAAAGTGGGGAAACCGCAGAGGATTACGAGATTCAATTATGGCAATAATTTTCTATATTCTATTTATTATAACTTCACTCAGCGCATCGCCGGCTATCGACTTCGATATTCTGGGAATAGAAGAAAGAAAATTGTCAAAAGATTCTTTACAAAAAGGAAAAAGAGTTATCAATGAAAATTCAATTCAGTCTTATCTGATCACGGGAAAATATTCTACCATAGGCGAAATTGCAGGTGCAGATATAAATCTTATTTTAGTAAAAAAAAATAGTAGAACGGATAAAGACTCATTCTATTTAAAAGAGAATGCGCATATAACATTTTTTTTCCCGATCTTTCAATTGAATATAGGAAGGAAAATCTTCCACCCAAGTGAGCCATTGCTGTCTGATTATAAAGATGGGGTAGAAGGAATCTCTATCGAGAAAGATATCCATAGAAATTTCAAATTGTATTTCTATCTTTATGATTACTATAGAGGCTACCCACTGCTCGAAAAAAATCTTCTTCTCAATTCAGAGAATTCAGCAAACAGAGAAGGAAAACGATCCAGACACGGGTTATCATTTGATTTTATCAAAAATGGACTCTTCGCACATATTCAAATTTTATATCTAAATCTTGGAAGCTGGGGAAAATTTTCAGAAGACGATAGAATTAATCAACAGAGAGGAACAGGCGATGGCGATTTCATTTATAATTCAGAATTTCAAATCGGTAAAAAATGGAATAAATTCTCTATCCAAACTTCAATAATTTTTTCAAGAGGATTGGACAAAGTAGCCTCGAATCCAGCAAGAAATGAAAAGTCCATTCCATTTAGTGGAGAGCTATTTCTATTGAGAACAAATTGGAAAGGGGAGTTAGTGTCTTGGCAATTTGAAACTTTTTTACCGGACTCAGACAAAACAAATAAAGAAGGAGAAATTCTAGAAATCGGTTTTACGGGAATGGGGACAAACCCGATTCGCTCAATGTTAATTTCTCAAAGTATGAATTTCTACCCATCCGCATGGGTGACACCGAATGGTTTAGAAAAAACAGATTCGATTCAAAACGGTAGAAAAAATTCTTTATACATCAAGTCTGGGTTTGGTTTATCTGTACTTAAAACGATCGTATCTTTGGATTTAGAAACAATGATTCCAAGGTTAGAAAAAAATAACGATACAGGAAATATTTCAATTCAGAAGAGAGACTATTCCAAAGAATCCTTAACCTCACTAACTCTATCTATTCACACAGATCGGATACTGAGCCCAAACTACTTTCTTTTAATCTCTGCCTCAAAATTATTTTCTTCCAAAGAACTAAATATTGACTCAACTATTCTGTATTTTCAGGCAGGAATCCGATTTCTATGAAAAATTATTTTTTCTTCGTTTTGTTTTCCATTTCACACATACACTGTACAAATAAAAATTCAAATTCTATAGATATGTATTCTCTTTTTACCGATATTCAATCCCCAAAAATTTATTTTTCTTATCCGGGGAGATACACAGAAACAGAGAAAAAGGAAAATGTAAGAAATGCTATTCTACGAATTTTACAAAACACAAAATTTGATCTTAAAATATACGCTTATTCTTTGAACGATCCAAAAATCATAGACGAAATCTTAATTGCAAAAAATAGAGGAGTTAAAATTTCAATCACTCTCGACAATGAGAAAGATTATTCCGCATTAAAAGAAAAAAATATAAGTTATTCTGTTTGGAGATCAAGCGGACTTCATCACCAAAAAGTAATCATTTCAGATCGAACGCTTGTATTTTTTGGAACTGGAAATTTTACAAATTACGGTCTCACTCAGGATCATAACGGATACATTGAATTTACTCTTGAAGAAAAAAATTTGGATTCTTTTATTTCACTTCTTGAAAATACTTACTCGAATCCAATTTTAAAAAATAAAAAAATGTTTTTTATGACTTCGCCAAAAGATGGCAGAAGAATTCAATCACAAATACTTAGAGAGATTCAATATTCCACTACCTCGATCCATTATTTGATCTTTGATCATTTCGATCCCATAATTTCACATTCTTTAAAGGAAGCAAGTTCAAGAGGGGTAGAGGTAATCGGTGTTTATGATTCTCCGACAGACGAAGAAGGAAAATATCTGAAAGATTCTTTTTATGGTTTCTTGAGTGGAATTTATCGAGATGGAAATGAAGATAAAAATGAAACAGATAGTTTTCCTGAAGGAGGATTACTGCACCACAAAACAATGATAATAGACAAAAAAAAAGTTCTAACAGGTTCTTATAATTACTCTTCCAGTGCTCGTGACAGCAATAAAGAAATCTTTATGCAAATTGAAGATACCGGTTTTGTGAATGAATTTGAAAATGAGTTCCAAAGAATAAAAAATAAAGCCTACCGAGAAATTCCAGAAAAATTTTTTACGAATAAGTTAAATCTAAACACATCAATAGAAAACAAAACAGATGAAGTTTGCTTCTCCGATTTGCTGCTAAGCCCGACGACCATAAAATTAGGCGAAGGAATTTTCCGTACACTGCTATACTACCCAACAAATCCAGAAAATCACTGTATCACAAAAAAATATTTTCATATAGTATCCTCTAACTTTTCTTATCCAAAGTCAAATTCATTTTTGGATTTGAATGAATTCTGGAATAATATCAATATATTTGAACGAAATTCTGAAAAGGTTTATAAAAATATAAATAGGGAAGAAGATTCAATTTTTCAAAAAAAATTACCAATTAATTTTATCCAAATAAGTTTTTTTGACCTAACCGGCACAAATATAATTTTTCAAACTAATAGAAACGATATAGAGTTTAAGAAAATCACTCTTTTTTTTCCTGGAGATATTTTGTACTACGCTACGCTTTCTAAATATTCAGCCGAACAAAATGAAGTCTTGTATGGAAATGTTGCACTTGGAAGTAATTACAAAAAAACAGGAATCGCATTT from Leptospiraceae bacterium encodes:
- a CDS encoding AraC family transcriptional regulator, yielding MMIRLALTFILLSFVSRLFAVSPDQTNLGILILENKINFKFINVCVSNLAPPLPPEEVSKDANGQETKTQKKNLDHIYFQELMKANQMDFNGNMWYLQSNYKLAYRQLRGAQGQLKNIFQFTLEKYNDSARILLEATAPMIIRSNDAIAKHLLKLGFRDLKNAEDFYTTGLNSAPHQYRYKLLQYSEGLKTARRARRYALLAMIAAKTPDEDKLEYKFRSLDDLKKTVVEESIKDYDRIRHTLRNYIDNKFLEEKVVSPTDPKSPPINILEVHDDNYGYITNNRLSLLEESNMTIKKDDAKQRDSVPVRPDQLKEDEKK
- a CDS encoding restriction endonuclease subunit S → MSQLEITTLGKSCEFFNGKAHEKSIDENGKYIVVNSKFISQEGRVVKRTKEQMFPLYKGDIVMVMSDVPNGKALAKCFIIDKDDIYSLNQRICCIRSKEFDTKYLYYQLNRHEHFLAFNNGENQTNLRKDDILACPLIKPSMEEQKRMVAELDNAYSMINAVCNNLEVNYQNSKELFRSELNKLFTTKNEHWIEKELAEISKINYGYTEKASSQPIGPKYLRITDIQENGVDWETVPYCKCSDEDYTKYALETGDIVFARTGATTGKSYLLENPPIGVFASYLIRLKINSKDVILPKLIYYFFQSGIYWKEINEGITGAAQGGFNASKLGKMKISFPISTNEQKQIIDRLDQLFIITKTLGEKYTSKLESVEELKSGVLKRAFENELIEAE
- a CDS encoding lamin tail domain-containing protein, translated to MKKITTLFCFISFLILTCKEKKSSESYLNLSRSEYFYFNYGSRSETSNLQTNKSRVFFEPEIRESEFEVCIHSHPIELELSEWGPVSKFCFVPSNNTSENLKSAISDLRNSDSSKIFLESSLQTKEGIAELKFYNSNEIAEIAISSEENILLIGDKKLHDKIFRNPTFKPIKFYSKYSKSENNYETSYSARYPTYILDENGLTVFFPPNNLDISSDSEMYIGIFFSTENTMLINAFTAFINTIPVQNENFRNTCTNLSPELTELANFSNFPLKRFLEFKNPNIEKAICLTYFSINNQSNKTEFENTSGFMLPGSVKLIIEADSKLEGIQKKEFSWSDIKDKSTIEFTTKQTNFEWSLPEKLEMNFESDFFSIRNDGIFHCNTSPILYKKSANICSSPGSEIYFETTDISNCDPEKFFLTEINFGGVQIDNTLSSKGNFIELQYTGEVCDISFMKIINGKSHTPLSVKNQNITTNQTFLIGHSDIFQNLTNLIKRDLSSLSPYSSVSISNGIKEKVLFKAIEKETILINKNASGETHSIILEDNSFQFHPPFTSSYLRPDSKRQNTMSPGEIHNKYRNTIYSKINEINPFGSYKDGMSITKDKFIEFYSTGNGTLSLEIIGESNYQKIIFPVIDKEKFSYIAKDKPECFSEAGLIQSPSFRLNSENLRLILKDFSNNKVLDEVVFQPAKGHGLNSNSPKLRRSYTRTGYLNQFKNSTKDTESGVFYSCLEETEMSPGKENFFFPYLVLQNNFLGSRDYLIIKPKNYKFSFLNIRQYTAEPFSEFNSEISITPSYEFEPITIFQGNTLSERGMIYQSIGNSEEIKIIPREGIFIQAILPDPSNSQNEWILLCNYSDTDKDLTNFEIEDESATDKITSYFKRKKINLPSGLDDAFFYGNTTILKSNQCGYLIDPDAYNIFLRPFGITPTNIFTIDSTSAIGNGISNNEKVDLYEITPTSRVHIHSYGNKRSHSPFSINSKKDEVILLLPKKSGETAEDYEIQLWQ
- a CDS encoding N-6 DNA methylase, with the protein product MFEQTFKNIDDILYKDAGADSELDYIEQTSWVLFLRYLDQLESEKADEAALEGKEYQYILDEQYRWPNWAMPLRQAQRPSPKSRMKDGELAELDHHKAMTGPDLVQFVDLKLFPYLASFKQKAIDNPKSIEYKIGEIFSELNNKIKSGYNLREIIEMTDELPFGSSKDKHELSHLYETKIKNMGNAGRNGGQYYTPRPLIRAIIEVLNPQVGEKIYDAACGSAGFLCEAYAYMYDRMEKNTANLKTLQENTLYGKEKKNLAYIIGVMNMILHGIEAPNIIHTNTLTENIRDIQEKDRYNVILANPPFGGKERKEVQQNFDIKTSETASLFLQHFIKSLKAGGRAGIVIKNTFLSNADNASVSLRKHLLESCNLHTILDMPAGTFLGAGVKTVVLFFTKGEPTKKIWYYQCVPGRSLGKTSPLNDDDLKEFKELQKTLADSDKSWSVDVSAISTANYDLSVKNPNGKVEQTFRSMDEILAEMEALDEETIEILNGIKDMFS